One stretch of Akkermansia sp. RCC_12PD DNA includes these proteins:
- a CDS encoding peptidylprolyl isomerase produces the protein MATDKNITIHTSKGDIKLTVFASKTPVTAASFLNLASRGFYDGLKFHRVIPDFMIQGGDPTGTGMGGPGYRFEDECRPDLKHDGPGVLSMANAGPGTNGSQFFITHVPTDWLNGKHTVFGKVTEGQDVVDSIEQGDTISRITIEDDTADLFTEQADRIAAWNKVLGK, from the coding sequence ATGGCAACCGACAAGAATATTACCATCCATACTTCCAAGGGAGACATCAAGCTGACGGTGTTCGCTTCCAAGACGCCCGTGACGGCGGCTTCCTTCCTGAACCTGGCTTCCCGCGGCTTTTACGACGGCCTCAAATTCCATCGCGTGATTCCGGATTTCATGATCCAGGGCGGCGATCCCACCGGGACGGGCATGGGAGGCCCCGGCTACCGTTTTGAAGACGAATGCCGCCCGGACCTCAAGCATGATGGCCCCGGCGTACTTTCCATGGCGAATGCGGGCCCCGGTACCAACGGCTCCCAGTTCTTCATCACTCATGTGCCTACCGACTGGCTGAACGGCAAGCACACCGTCTTCGGCAAAGTGACCGAAGGCCAGGACGTGGTGGACTCCATCGAGCAGGGAGATACCATTTCCCGCATCACGATTGAAGACGACACCGCCGACCTGTTCACGGAGCAGGCTGACCGTATCGCCGCGTGGAACAAGGTCCTCGGCAAATAA
- a CDS encoding DUF3820 family protein: protein MNDSGIPDAEDLRKLVEEIAQAHIPFGMYGPAKYPPKGCPLMDVPQEYLAWFQAKGFPKGKLGRLMEQCLLLKGNGLDNLFDPFRKANGGRTKKNGRRRVWDFENE, encoded by the coding sequence ATGAATGATTCAGGAATCCCGGATGCGGAAGACTTGAGAAAACTGGTGGAGGAAATAGCCCAGGCCCACATCCCATTCGGCATGTACGGCCCGGCCAAATACCCGCCCAAGGGATGCCCCCTGATGGATGTGCCTCAGGAATATCTGGCATGGTTCCAGGCCAAGGGGTTCCCCAAAGGCAAACTGGGACGCCTGATGGAACAATGCCTGCTCCTGAAGGGGAACGGGCTGGACAACCTTTTCGACCCCTTCCGGAAGGCCAATGGCGGCAGGACGAAGAAGAATGGCCGCCGCCGCGTGTGGGATTTCGAGAATGAATGA
- a CDS encoding TIM-barrel domain-containing protein, translating to MGNSTDSSMLRKTVLMTCGVSLFFSGFAFSAQGGPQEGRQAPLVEDARKINPSAVEVLLGKDHRMTFDFYGDNIFRLFRDDSGGIIRDPKAEPEAKILVGQPRKAVSRLDVGNQGNMVTITTGKIRVEIDKKTSLIKIVDLKTGTVVVEQAAPVLFEKGKTTLSLKTGPEEYFYGGGVQNGRFSHKGKVISIENQNSWTDGGVASPTPFYWSTNGYGLLWHTFKKGQYDFGAREKGIVNLSHDENYLDVFFMVDDGAVNLLQKFYQLTGNPVLLPKFAFYQGHLNAYNRDYWKEDEKGILFEDGKRYKESQKDNGGIRESLNGELDNYQFSARAVIDRYKAHDMPLGWLLPNDGYGAGYGQTDTLDGNIANLKSLTDYALKNGVEIGLWTQSDLHPKPEISALLQRDIVKEVRDAGIRVLKTDVAWVGPGYSFGLNGITDVAQIMTYYGNNSRPFIISLDGWAGTQRYAGIWTGDQTGGAWEYIRFHIPTYIGSGLSGQPNICSDMDGIFGGKNPVVNIRDFQWKTFTPMELNMDGWGANEKYPHVFGEPATSINRWYLKLKSELIPYAYSIAEESVSGMPMVRAMFLEYPNPYTLGKATQYQFLFGPSFLVAPVYQETNADKEGNDIRHGIYLPEGQWIDYFTGDLYEGGKIYNCFDAPVWKLPVFVKNGAIIPMTGPNNNVSEINPNHRIYEIYPHGRSSFTTYDDDGVTEEYRQGKSVRTRIESDLDGNNNVTVTVHPAVGDFTGFDKKKSTEFRINVTRKPDKVSARLGKDNLELAEAASKDDFLSRENVYFYDAAPNLNKFATKGSDFEKKVIAKNPQLLVKLAATDVTANPVVLSVEGFQFQPAEKYRLSSGPLSAPGNAGVTEENTAAYTLKPTWNAVANADYYEIEFGGMLYTTIKGTEFLFEDLEAETPYSFKLRAVNRDGHSDWTAFNAKTQANPLEFAIEGIVGETTAENQGNSLTKLFDFKEKDAWHTKYGAKAIPFDLVMDLKTINKIEKFHYVPREDAGNGTLLKGTVYYSMDKETWTKAGTFQWDKNNEVKIFGFKDAPTARYIKLNITEGVGGYGSGREIYVFKVPGTESYLPGDINNDGKIDRNDLTSYINYTGLRKGDSDFEGYISNGDINRNGLIDAYDISVVATQLEDDSDQPQEDADQDKGDAKKQKDATAGKKKAELGGKLLISADKKRYGKGDIAKVTVKGQKLSLVNALSFALPYDPKDYEFVGVEVTGMNKMENLTNDRLHTNGDKALYPTFVNIGDKEPVEGTKELFVLKFKARRDVKFDLKLKDGMLVDKKLNTKKL from the coding sequence ATGGGAAACTCAACTGACAGCAGCATGCTGAGGAAAACTGTTTTAATGACCTGCGGCGTGTCTCTCTTCTTCTCCGGCTTTGCCTTTTCCGCCCAGGGTGGGCCGCAGGAAGGGCGGCAGGCCCCGCTGGTGGAGGATGCCCGGAAAATCAATCCTTCGGCCGTCGAGGTGCTGCTCGGGAAAGACCACCGGATGACCTTCGACTTTTACGGGGACAACATCTTCCGCCTTTTCCGCGACGATTCGGGAGGAATTATCCGGGACCCGAAAGCGGAGCCCGAAGCTAAAATACTGGTCGGGCAGCCCAGGAAGGCCGTGTCCAGACTGGATGTTGGCAACCAAGGGAATATGGTCACAATCACCACGGGAAAAATCAGGGTGGAAATTGACAAGAAGACTTCCCTGATCAAAATCGTTGATTTGAAAACCGGAACAGTGGTTGTTGAGCAGGCGGCTCCCGTCCTTTTTGAAAAGGGCAAAACCACTCTGTCCCTGAAAACGGGGCCGGAAGAATACTTCTACGGAGGAGGCGTGCAGAACGGACGCTTCTCGCACAAGGGGAAAGTAATCTCCATTGAAAACCAGAACAGCTGGACGGATGGAGGCGTAGCCTCCCCCACTCCCTTCTACTGGTCCACAAACGGCTACGGACTTCTGTGGCATACGTTCAAGAAGGGGCAGTATGATTTCGGCGCCAGGGAAAAAGGCATCGTCAATCTCAGCCATGATGAAAATTATCTGGATGTCTTCTTCATGGTTGACGACGGAGCGGTCAACCTGCTGCAAAAGTTTTACCAGTTGACGGGAAATCCCGTTCTGCTGCCCAAATTCGCCTTCTACCAGGGGCATTTGAACGCCTACAACAGGGACTACTGGAAGGAAGATGAAAAAGGCATTCTGTTTGAAGACGGCAAGAGATACAAGGAGAGCCAGAAGGACAATGGAGGAATCAGGGAATCCCTGAATGGAGAACTGGACAACTACCAGTTTTCCGCCCGTGCCGTGATCGACCGCTACAAGGCCCATGACATGCCCCTGGGCTGGCTCCTCCCGAATGACGGCTACGGCGCCGGTTATGGACAGACGGACACTCTGGACGGAAATATTGCGAATTTGAAAAGCCTGACTGATTACGCTCTGAAAAACGGAGTGGAAATCGGCTTGTGGACTCAGTCGGATCTGCATCCCAAACCGGAGATAAGCGCCCTTCTGCAGCGTGACATTGTCAAGGAAGTCAGGGACGCCGGGATACGCGTATTGAAAACGGACGTCGCCTGGGTAGGGCCCGGCTATTCCTTCGGACTGAACGGTATTACGGACGTCGCCCAGATCATGACCTATTACGGGAACAACAGCCGCCCGTTCATCATTTCCCTGGACGGCTGGGCCGGAACCCAGCGTTATGCCGGCATCTGGACAGGCGACCAGACGGGCGGAGCCTGGGAATACATCCGTTTCCATATTCCTACCTACATCGGCTCCGGCCTGTCTGGCCAGCCGAACATCTGTTCGGATATGGACGGCATCTTCGGTGGGAAGAATCCCGTAGTCAACATCCGCGATTTCCAATGGAAAACCTTTACCCCCATGGAACTCAACATGGACGGTTGGGGAGCCAATGAAAAATATCCCCATGTATTTGGGGAACCCGCCACCTCCATCAACCGGTGGTATCTGAAACTCAAATCGGAACTCATCCCGTATGCCTACAGCATCGCGGAAGAATCCGTCAGCGGAATGCCGATGGTCCGGGCCATGTTCCTGGAATATCCCAATCCCTATACATTGGGCAAGGCGACGCAGTACCAGTTCCTCTTCGGCCCCTCTTTCCTGGTGGCTCCCGTCTACCAGGAAACGAACGCGGACAAGGAGGGCAACGACATCCGCCACGGCATTTATCTGCCGGAAGGCCAGTGGATCGACTACTTTACGGGCGACTTGTACGAAGGGGGTAAAATCTACAACTGTTTTGACGCCCCCGTCTGGAAATTGCCCGTCTTCGTGAAAAACGGAGCCATCATTCCCATGACGGGCCCGAACAACAACGTATCGGAAATAAATCCGAACCACCGGATATATGAAATTTACCCCCATGGCCGCAGTTCTTTCACCACGTACGACGACGACGGCGTAACGGAGGAATACCGGCAGGGCAAAAGCGTCAGAACCCGGATTGAATCGGACCTTGACGGCAATAATAACGTGACCGTAACCGTTCATCCGGCAGTTGGCGACTTCACCGGATTCGACAAGAAAAAATCGACGGAATTCCGCATCAACGTGACGCGGAAGCCGGACAAAGTTTCCGCACGGCTTGGCAAGGACAATCTGGAACTGGCAGAAGCGGCGTCCAAAGACGATTTCCTGTCACGGGAGAATGTTTATTTTTACGATGCCGCTCCCAACCTGAACAAATTCGCCACGAAGGGAAGCGATTTTGAAAAGAAAGTGATTGCCAAAAATCCTCAGCTCCTGGTGAAACTGGCAGCGACGGACGTTACGGCAAATCCCGTTGTGCTTTCCGTGGAAGGCTTCCAGTTCCAGCCTGCGGAAAAATACCGCCTCTCATCCGGTCCTCTGTCCGCTCCCGGGAATGCCGGAGTTACGGAAGAAAACACGGCTGCCTACACGCTGAAACCCACCTGGAATGCCGTAGCCAATGCGGATTACTATGAAATCGAGTTCGGCGGCATGCTGTACACCACTATCAAAGGTACGGAATTCCTGTTTGAAGATCTGGAAGCCGAAACTCCCTACTCCTTCAAGTTGCGTGCCGTCAACCGCGATGGTCATTCGGATTGGACGGCCTTTAATGCCAAAACTCAGGCGAATCCGCTTGAATTCGCCATTGAAGGAATTGTTGGTGAAACAACTGCGGAAAACCAGGGCAATTCCCTGACCAAGCTGTTTGACTTCAAGGAAAAGGATGCTTGGCACACGAAATATGGTGCGAAGGCCATCCCGTTTGATTTAGTCATGGATCTGAAAACAATCAACAAGATTGAAAAATTCCATTACGTTCCCCGTGAAGACGCCGGGAATGGCACCCTTCTGAAGGGCACCGTCTACTACAGCATGGACAAGGAAACCTGGACGAAGGCCGGAACCTTCCAGTGGGACAAGAACAATGAAGTGAAAATCTTCGGGTTCAAGGATGCTCCCACCGCCCGTTACATCAAGCTGAATATAACCGAAGGCGTGGGAGGCTACGGTTCAGGCCGGGAAATCTACGTCTTCAAGGTGCCGGGAACGGAAAGCTACCTTCCGGGCGATATCAACAATGACGGCAAGATCGACAGGAACGACCTTACCTCCTACATCAACTACACGGGATTGAGGAAAGGGGATTCCGACTTCGAGGGCTATATCAGCAATGGAGATATCAACAGGAACGGCCTTATTGACGCCTATGACATCTCTGTTGTCGCCACTCAGTTGGAAGATGACTCCGACCAGCCGCAGGAGGATGCCGACCAGGATAAGGGAGATGCCAAAAAACAGAAGGACGCCACCGCCGGAAAAAAGAAAGCGGAACTGGGCGGCAAGCTTCTAATCAGTGCGGATAAAAAGAGATACGGCAAGGGAGACATCGCCAAAGTGACTGTCAAAGGGCAGAAACTCAGTCTGGTGAATGCCTTGAGCTTTGCCCTCCCGTATGATCCCAAAGACTATGAATTCGTGGGTGTGGAGGTCACGGGCATGAATAAAATGGAAAACCTGACGAACGACAGGCTTCATACGAATGGTGACAAGGCACTGTACCCCACCTTCGTCAACATCGGTGACAAGGAGCCGGTAGAAGGTACCAAGGAACTCTTTGTGTTGAAATTCAAGGCCAGAAGGGATGTCAAATTTGATTTGAAACTCAAGGACGGCATGCTGGTGGACAAAAAGCTGAATACTAAAAAATTGTAA
- a CDS encoding Hsp33 family molecular chaperone HslO — translation MSEEMVEEFVTVESIFVRGRNCLALRAKFSPLFTDYYLHLMQYGLRNEEIYDSLLKELMAYFTLYMVARPWAEQHAWTVNLKTPIVANLFVSGSSLTESVVGRVFTQDVKEPEENTLYSTMLCKGQEPRYSVVPIPGVSPAQWVEEFYKQSEQRTARCIELPDECYTMVTAQPDADEEWLNSLNQEKMAHLEENENTRVLETRRFRFYCGCTLDRILPTLKALQEKEKDLFQGENELEITCPRCAAIYRVTRENLED, via the coding sequence ATGAGCGAAGAAATGGTAGAAGAATTCGTTACGGTTGAATCTATCTTTGTGCGTGGACGCAACTGCCTGGCGCTTAGAGCGAAGTTCTCACCCCTGTTTACGGACTACTATCTTCATCTCATGCAGTACGGCCTGCGCAATGAAGAGATTTACGACAGCCTGCTGAAAGAGCTGATGGCCTATTTCACGCTGTACATGGTTGCCCGCCCCTGGGCGGAACAGCATGCGTGGACAGTCAATCTGAAAACTCCGATCGTGGCCAACCTGTTCGTTTCCGGATCATCCCTGACGGAATCCGTCGTAGGCCGCGTCTTCACGCAGGACGTAAAAGAGCCGGAAGAGAATACGCTGTATTCCACCATGCTCTGCAAGGGGCAGGAGCCGCGTTATTCCGTCGTTCCCATTCCCGGTGTATCCCCCGCCCAGTGGGTGGAGGAATTTTACAAGCAGAGTGAACAGAGAACGGCACGCTGCATTGAGTTGCCGGACGAATGCTATACGATGGTGACGGCCCAGCCGGACGCCGACGAGGAATGGCTCAATTCCCTCAATCAGGAAAAGATGGCCCATCTGGAAGAAAACGAAAATACGCGCGTGCTGGAAACCCGCCGCTTCCGTTTTTATTGCGGCTGTACCCTGGACCGCATACTTCCAACGCTCAAGGCGCTCCAGGAGAAAGAGAAAGATTTGTTCCAGGGAGAAAATGAGCTGGAAATCACCTGCCCCAGATGCGCCGCCATCTACCGCGTGACGAGAGAAAATCTGGAAGATTGA
- a CDS encoding PEGA domain-containing protein: MSAHENGPICISQLFMHVPTAVLAISLFLLSSCGTIMHGGTQKIGISSTPIGADVTVDGKPEGKTPVIVKMDRNSNHTILVAKKGYQPASATLTNSISGWVWGNILFGGLLGLAVDAISGGLYTLDPENVNLSLHQ, from the coding sequence ATGAGCGCTCATGAAAATGGCCCTATTTGTATTTCACAATTATTTATGCATGTTCCAACTGCAGTACTAGCAATTTCATTATTTTTACTCTCTTCCTGCGGAACAATCATGCACGGAGGCACGCAAAAAATCGGCATATCAAGTACTCCTATAGGGGCAGATGTAACAGTTGATGGCAAACCGGAAGGCAAAACGCCAGTAATTGTCAAGATGGACAGAAACAGCAATCACACCATTCTTGTTGCAAAGAAAGGTTACCAGCCTGCTTCTGCCACACTCACAAATTCAATTTCTGGATGGGTATGGGGAAATATTCTTTTTGGGGGTCTCCTAGGTTTAGCGGTGGACGCAATATCTGGAGGTTTATATACACTTGATCCGGAGAATGTAAACCTCTCTCTTCATCAATAA
- a CDS encoding GDSL-type esterase/lipase family protein yields the protein MTAALPSPEIHAVLNDAGELELTPAHAPDGAVIRVDLNADSSRMLCTQGQYLAPIQAPPGTRIRYRLFTGKKGIGEPETFVMPGIPSISPVPSTLVPCTQNRDFLIYDWPARHEAVCRLVRETHPDLLFIGDSITHFWGGNPVDEPHRDILQKSPETWAACTEGMRAANLGFGYDRVENVLWRLRHGELDGAAADAVCVVLIGTNNFAENTDEEILLGIRAVCGETRNRLTGASIILQGFYPRNSGREGTAERIASINLRLEALATEQGFFYTEPGRLMADESGRIPAELSSDGLHPSASGYERIASVLAPVIRRAAEERKNDTAKKPSSPSGVSVIEPPTE from the coding sequence ATGACGGCAGCCCTTCCATCCCCTGAAATCCACGCCGTTCTGAACGATGCCGGAGAACTGGAACTTACCCCGGCCCATGCTCCGGACGGGGCCGTTATCCGTGTGGACCTCAATGCGGATTCTTCCCGCATGCTGTGCACGCAGGGGCAGTACCTGGCCCCCATCCAGGCGCCTCCGGGGACGCGCATACGCTACCGCCTTTTTACGGGCAAAAAGGGAATCGGAGAACCGGAAACCTTCGTCATGCCGGGAATCCCCTCCATTTCCCCCGTTCCTTCCACGCTGGTTCCCTGCACCCAGAACAGGGATTTCCTGATCTACGACTGGCCCGCACGGCATGAAGCGGTCTGCCGCCTGGTCCGGGAAACACATCCGGACCTGCTTTTCATCGGAGATTCCATCACCCATTTCTGGGGAGGGAATCCCGTGGACGAGCCGCACCGTGACATCCTTCAAAAATCCCCGGAGACCTGGGCCGCATGCACAGAGGGCATGAGAGCCGCCAATCTGGGATTCGGCTACGACCGCGTGGAAAACGTCCTGTGGAGGCTACGCCACGGAGAGCTGGACGGCGCCGCCGCAGACGCCGTGTGCGTGGTGCTGATCGGCACGAATAATTTTGCGGAAAACACGGACGAAGAAATCCTGCTGGGCATTCGCGCCGTATGCGGGGAAACCAGGAACAGGCTCACCGGAGCTTCCATCATTCTTCAGGGATTTTACCCGCGCAACAGCGGCCGGGAGGGAACGGCGGAGCGCATTGCCTCCATCAATCTGCGCTTGGAGGCCCTGGCCACCGAGCAAGGTTTTTTTTACACGGAACCGGGACGGCTGATGGCGGATGAATCCGGCCGAATTCCGGCGGAGCTTTCCTCCGACGGCCTGCATCCATCCGCTTCAGGATATGAACGGATAGCCTCTGTTCTCGCTCCCGTCATCCGCCGGGCGGCGGAAGAAAGAAAAAATGACACGGCCAAGAAACCTTCCTCCCCTTCCGGGGTTTCTGTAATAGAACCCCCAACGGAATAA
- a CDS encoding alpha/beta fold hydrolase has translation MIWLLHGNLGSPADWKPVMDALRSNGIESRALNLWKYLECCPKSLPEMGRVLCSEIAAQDKRPYICGYSLGGRLAMHAVLAHSPLWKGAMFISANPGLKNEEEKAARRAADAEWAVKCLSTPWENFLREWDAQAVFGGEAGNPGRSSLKPWRKSISRAFIDWSVGAQENLAPLLKQSRVSQLWIAGERDSKFTALARRAAGDKAVIIPHAGHRLPLEAPEKLAKCLQQLITATYE, from the coding sequence ATGATCTGGCTCCTTCACGGCAACTTGGGATCTCCGGCGGACTGGAAGCCCGTCATGGATGCGTTGCGTTCCAACGGAATCGAATCCCGCGCTCTTAACCTCTGGAAATATCTGGAATGCTGCCCTAAAAGCCTTCCCGAAATGGGCCGCGTGCTTTGCTCTGAAATTGCCGCACAGGACAAGCGCCCCTATATCTGCGGCTATTCCCTGGGAGGAAGACTGGCCATGCACGCGGTTCTGGCACATTCCCCACTCTGGAAGGGGGCCATGTTCATCAGCGCCAACCCCGGTCTGAAGAATGAAGAGGAAAAGGCCGCGCGCCGCGCCGCGGATGCGGAATGGGCCGTTAAATGTCTCTCCACCCCCTGGGAGAATTTTTTAAGGGAATGGGATGCGCAGGCCGTGTTTGGCGGAGAAGCGGGAAATCCTGGCCGCTCCTCCCTGAAACCGTGGCGCAAGTCCATCTCCCGCGCGTTTATTGACTGGTCCGTGGGCGCCCAGGAAAACCTGGCTCCGCTCCTCAAGCAGTCCCGTGTTTCCCAATTATGGATAGCCGGGGAACGGGACTCCAAATTTACTGCCCTTGCCCGCCGGGCAGCGGGGGACAAGGCGGTGATCATCCCCCATGCCGGCCATCGGCTTCCTCTGGAAGCTCCGGAAAAACTGGCGAAATGCCTGCAACAACTAATCACTGCAACTTATGAATGA
- a CDS encoding ABC-F family ATP-binding cassette domain-containing protein, with protein MVLAVQNLRVQYGARVLFNDLSFTIEDGERIALAGHNGAGKSTLMKCIAGLNEPDSGSIIHSKHCQVGYLPQEGIHVRGRKLVDEAMSAFADLMDIQQRIDALTQDMAGLDPRSAAYSEVLNEIGELELVLNAHDTARLRPRTESILRGLGFKDRDFDRDCGEFSGGWQMRIALAKLLLRGPEVLLLDEPTNHLDIQSQRWMEQYLRTYRGAIVIISHDVALLDSLVSRTIAFYHGRAEEYAGNFSYFLKESEQRKEILLRQKKAQDREIAKTKEFIDRFRYKATKASLVQSRIKQLEKVELIEVEEDDAVMDFHFPTPPAGGHSVVKLEKVSKNYGPISILDKFDFEIVKGDRIAIVGVNGAGKSTFSRLISCGEEPTAGHVTMGHHTRIAFFSQTHADDLDPDKTVLECVEAAATRESAPMVRNLLGCFLFRGDDVHKRVGVLSGGERSRVALVCMLLHPANFLILDEPTNHLDIQSQQVLQKALAEYPGSYCIVSHNRSFLDPIVTKVLEFVPGEKPRLYIGNVSDYLEKVERDQALGAAARSASAGGTEQGGGGDRKARRRMEAEIRQKKTRLLRPLQEKLEGLEAEISRLETEKTDITTRLEQPGTAADTDAVMELTMRFQQADRQLEACFSQWAELSEEIEETEARIEAETVL; from the coding sequence ATGGTTCTGGCCGTTCAAAATCTGCGCGTGCAATATGGCGCGCGCGTATTGTTCAACGATCTCTCCTTCACGATTGAGGACGGGGAGCGCATTGCCCTGGCGGGGCATAACGGCGCGGGCAAGTCCACGCTGATGAAATGCATTGCCGGCCTCAATGAGCCGGACTCCGGTTCCATCATTCATTCCAAACACTGCCAGGTGGGTTATTTGCCGCAGGAGGGCATTCACGTCCGGGGGCGCAAACTGGTTGACGAAGCCATGTCGGCTTTTGCGGACCTGATGGACATTCAGCAGCGTATTGATGCGCTGACGCAGGACATGGCCGGGCTGGACCCCCGTTCAGCCGCCTATTCCGAAGTGCTCAATGAAATCGGGGAGCTGGAACTCGTGCTGAACGCCCATGACACCGCCCGTCTCCGGCCGCGGACGGAATCCATTCTGCGCGGCCTCGGATTCAAGGACCGGGATTTCGACCGGGACTGCGGCGAATTCTCCGGCGGCTGGCAAATGCGCATTGCTCTGGCGAAGCTTCTTCTTCGCGGGCCGGAAGTGCTGCTGCTGGACGAGCCTACCAACCATTTGGATATCCAGTCCCAGCGGTGGATGGAACAATATCTGCGCACCTACCGCGGTGCCATCGTGATCATTTCCCATGACGTGGCCCTGCTGGATTCCCTGGTTTCCCGGACGATCGCCTTTTATCACGGGCGTGCGGAGGAATATGCGGGAAACTTCTCCTACTTTCTGAAGGAAAGCGAACAGAGGAAGGAAATCCTTCTGCGCCAGAAAAAGGCCCAGGACCGGGAAATAGCCAAAACGAAGGAATTCATCGACCGTTTCCGCTACAAGGCCACGAAGGCTTCCCTGGTGCAGTCCCGCATCAAGCAGTTGGAAAAGGTGGAACTGATTGAGGTGGAGGAAGACGACGCCGTGATGGACTTTCACTTCCCTACTCCCCCGGCGGGAGGCCATTCCGTCGTCAAACTGGAAAAGGTCTCTAAAAATTACGGCCCCATTTCCATTCTGGACAAGTTTGACTTTGAAATCGTCAAGGGCGACCGCATCGCCATCGTGGGCGTGAACGGAGCGGGCAAGTCCACTTTTTCCCGCCTTATTTCCTGCGGGGAGGAACCGACTGCGGGACATGTCACAATGGGCCACCATACCCGGATCGCCTTTTTCTCCCAGACCCACGCCGACGATCTGGACCCGGACAAGACGGTGCTGGAATGCGTAGAAGCGGCTGCAACGCGGGAATCCGCCCCCATGGTGCGGAATCTGCTGGGTTGCTTCCTGTTCCGGGGGGACGACGTGCATAAACGCGTGGGAGTGTTGTCCGGAGGGGAGCGGTCCCGCGTGGCCCTGGTCTGCATGCTGCTGCATCCCGCCAATTTCCTGATCCTGGACGAGCCTACGAACCATTTGGACATTCAGTCCCAGCAGGTCCTTCAAAAAGCCCTGGCCGAGTATCCGGGTTCCTACTGCATTGTTTCCCACAACCGCAGCTTTCTGGACCCCATTGTTACCAAGGTGCTGGAATTCGTGCCGGGGGAAAAGCCGCGCCTGTACATAGGCAACGTATCCGATTATCTGGAAAAGGTGGAGCGTGACCAGGCCTTGGGCGCTGCAGCGCGTTCTGCCTCCGCCGGAGGAACGGAGCAGGGCGGCGGGGGGGACCGGAAGGCACGCAGGCGCATGGAGGCGGAAATCCGCCAGAAAAAGACGCGCCTGCTTCGTCCCCTCCAGGAAAAACTGGAAGGCCTGGAAGCGGAAATAAGCCGTCTTGAAACGGAAAAAACGGACATCACGACCCGTCTGGAACAGCCGGGAACAGCGGCGGACACGGATGCCGTGATGGAATTGACCATGCGTTTCCAGCAGGCCGACCGCCAGTTGGAAGCATGCTTTTCCCAATGGGCGGAACTTTCTGAAGAGATTGAGGAGACGGAAGCCCGCATTGAGGCGGAAACCGTGTTATAA
- a CDS encoding MarC family protein → MQDFLSTVILLFIVIDPVGLAPMIQGMMKKYTPEKQKAILKRELVFALFLLLLFFFSGKFLLNLLGLEPATLNISGGILLFLVALGMVFPAKDMLTSAAHASGKNEPFIVPIAMPLMAGPSSLAIIMLHASQSPDSISQMTYAAAIITAWLLSGLVLFIAHKFLRLLGEKGTVALERLMGMVLIMISVQMFMNGLAGYGVK, encoded by the coding sequence ATGCAGGACTTTCTTTCCACAGTCATTCTTCTGTTCATTGTCATCGATCCCGTGGGACTGGCGCCGATGATCCAAGGAATGATGAAAAAATACACGCCGGAGAAGCAAAAGGCCATTCTGAAAAGGGAACTGGTTTTTGCGCTGTTCTTGTTGCTCCTGTTCTTTTTCTCCGGAAAATTCCTGCTGAACCTGCTCGGTCTGGAACCGGCTACCCTGAACATTTCCGGCGGAATTCTGCTGTTCCTCGTGGCTCTGGGAATGGTGTTTCCCGCCAAGGATATGCTCACGTCCGCGGCCCATGCGTCCGGAAAGAACGAACCTTTCATCGTTCCCATCGCCATGCCGCTGATGGCAGGGCCTTCCTCCCTGGCCATCATCATGCTGCATGCTTCCCAGAGCCCGGACAGCATTTCCCAGATGACTTACGCCGCCGCCATCATCACGGCGTGGCTGCTTTCCGGTCTGGTCCTTTTCATCGCTCATAAATTCCTGCGCCTGCTGGGGGAAAAAGGGACAGTCGCCCTGGAGCGGCTGATGGGCATGGTGCTCATCATGATTTCTGTTCAGATGTTCATGAATGGCCTGGCGGGATACGGCGTCAAATAG